From the Chitinolyticbacter meiyuanensis genome, one window contains:
- a CDS encoding GntR family transcriptional regulator yields the protein MPHTLLQASQPIYGRIRDELRQRIHGGAYAAHERLPSESDLMTQYSVSRITVRQALGELEKEGVLFKVPGKGAFVSKPKPFQQLARLQGFAEAMREHGHEIYNRLLSIHTLAVDDTIAERLRLPVGSPVTELRRVRLLNREPVSLDVTYLAPHIGERLAREDLATRDVFVILENDYGIALGHADLAIDAHLPAPEIAALLELPAGQPLLRIERLTHDRTGTPIDFEYLYCRSDNFQFRLRIAR from the coding sequence ATGCCCCATACCCTGCTCCAAGCCTCCCAGCCTATCTATGGCCGCATCCGCGATGAGCTGCGCCAGCGCATCCATGGGGGGGCCTATGCGGCACATGAGCGGTTGCCGTCCGAAAGCGATCTGATGACGCAGTACAGCGTCAGCCGTATCACGGTGCGTCAGGCGCTGGGGGAGCTGGAGAAGGAAGGCGTGCTGTTCAAGGTGCCGGGCAAGGGGGCGTTCGTTTCCAAACCCAAGCCGTTCCAGCAGTTGGCCCGGTTGCAGGGCTTTGCCGAGGCCATGCGCGAGCATGGCCATGAAATCTACAACCGACTGCTGAGCATCCACACGCTGGCGGTTGACGACACCATTGCGGAACGGCTGCGCTTGCCGGTCGGTTCGCCGGTCACAGAACTACGTCGGGTGCGGCTGCTGAATCGCGAACCGGTGTCGCTCGACGTGACTTATCTGGCGCCCCATATCGGCGAGCGCTTGGCGCGTGAGGATCTCGCTACACGCGACGTGTTCGTGATCCTGGAAAACGACTACGGCATCGCGCTGGGCCATGCCGATCTTGCCATCGATGCGCACTTGCCCGCCCCGGAAATCGCCGCGCTGCTGGAACTGCCTGCCGGCCAGCCGCTGTTGCGTATCGAACGCCTGACGCACGACCGTACCGGCACGCCGATCGATTTCGAATACCTGTACTGCCGCTCCGACAACTTCCAGTTCCGGCTGAGGATTGCGCGATGA
- the tcdA gene encoding tRNA cyclic N6-threonylcarbamoyladenosine(37) synthase TcdA: MDTSYERRFGGIARLYGRDALTRFRNAHVCVIGVGGVGSWAAEALARSGVGEITLIDLDDICVSNTNRQLPALDGHYGRAKVNVLAERMHAINPECKVHAVEDFVVEDSLAGYLGRHYDYVIDAIDSVRIKAQIIAWCRRNKVKLLITGGAGGQIDPTQIRIDDLARTTQDPLASKVRSLLRREFGFPKGDKKFGIECVYSTEPLVYPQPDGSVCGHKPGGEAATRMDCEGGFGASVTVTGSFGFAAVARVLRKLATSEQQ; the protein is encoded by the coding sequence ATGGATACGTCATATGAGCGCCGCTTTGGCGGCATCGCCCGTTTGTATGGGCGTGATGCGCTGACGCGTTTTCGCAATGCGCATGTCTGCGTGATCGGCGTCGGTGGCGTTGGCTCTTGGGCGGCGGAGGCCTTGGCGCGGTCCGGGGTGGGCGAAATCACGCTGATCGATCTTGACGATATCTGCGTGTCGAACACCAACCGGCAATTGCCGGCGCTCGACGGCCATTATGGTCGTGCCAAGGTCAATGTACTGGCCGAACGCATGCACGCGATCAACCCCGAGTGCAAGGTGCATGCTGTTGAGGACTTCGTCGTCGAGGACAGCTTGGCTGGCTATCTTGGGCGCCATTACGACTATGTGATCGATGCCATCGATTCCGTGCGCATCAAGGCGCAGATCATTGCCTGGTGTCGGCGCAACAAGGTGAAGCTGCTGATCACTGGCGGCGCTGGTGGCCAGATCGACCCTACCCAGATCCGGATCGACGATCTGGCGCGCACTACGCAGGATCCACTGGCTTCCAAGGTACGTTCACTGCTGCGGCGTGAATTCGGTTTCCCGAAAGGTGACAAGAAATTCGGCATCGAATGTGTCTACTCGACCGAGCCGCTGGTCTATCCGCAGCCCGATGGTTCGGTATGCGGCCATAAGCCGGGCGGTGAGGCGGCCACGCGGATGGATTGCGAGGGGGGCTTTGGTGCCAGCGTCACGGTCACCGGCAGCTTCGGCTTTGCCGCGGTCGCCCGGGTATTGCGCAAGCTGGCGACGAGCGAGCAACAGTAA
- a CDS encoding fumarate reductase/succinate dehydrogenase flavoprotein subunit, with product MNTIEREVDVLVIGGGTAGPMAAVKAKQADPDLKVLLLEKAHVKRSGAISMGMDGLNNAVVPGFATPEQYVREITAANDGIVNQKTILAYAENSYAMIEELDRWGVKFEKDETGDYAMRKVHHMGTYVLPMPEGHDIKKVLYRQLKKNRVEITNRLVATRLIVGEDGRIAGTFAFDCRTGDFHVVRAKSVVLACGAAGRLGLPASGYLFGTYENPTNAGDGYSMAYHAGAELSGIECFQINPLIKDYNGPACAYVTGPFGGYTTNSRGERFIECDYWSGQMMQEFHNELSGGNGPVFLKLDHLAEETISTIETILHTNERPSRGRFHAGRGTDYRERMVEMHISEIGLCSGHSASGVWVDEHAATTVPGLYSAGDMACVPHNYMLGAFVYGRFAGESAARHAQAHSHAAVAASQIEAERQRVWAPLLRESGLPPAQVEYKLRRMVNDYLQPPKVTRKMQLGLERFQAIRDDLDLLHARNPHELMRAMEVHAIRDCAEMAARASLYRTESRWGLYHARVDYPERNDADWRVHVQLSKNAAGEMACFKRPLEPYVIAMDRDEHAAYQQLRIKKEAVPA from the coding sequence ATGAACACAATCGAACGCGAGGTTGATGTCCTCGTCATCGGCGGCGGCACGGCCGGGCCGATGGCTGCGGTCAAGGCCAAGCAGGCCGACCCCGACCTCAAGGTGCTATTGCTGGAAAAGGCGCACGTGAAGCGCAGCGGCGCCATCTCCATGGGCATGGATGGCCTCAACAACGCCGTGGTCCCCGGCTTTGCCACGCCCGAGCAGTACGTGCGCGAGATCACCGCGGCCAACGACGGCATCGTCAACCAGAAAACCATCCTCGCCTACGCAGAAAACAGCTACGCGATGATCGAGGAGCTCGATCGCTGGGGTGTGAAGTTCGAGAAGGACGAAACCGGCGACTACGCGATGCGCAAGGTGCACCACATGGGCACCTATGTGCTGCCCATGCCCGAAGGGCACGACATCAAGAAAGTGCTGTACCGACAGCTGAAGAAGAACCGCGTCGAGATCACCAATCGCCTCGTCGCCACGCGACTGATCGTCGGCGAGGACGGTCGCATCGCCGGCACCTTCGCTTTTGACTGCCGCACTGGCGACTTCCATGTGGTGCGCGCCAAATCGGTGGTGCTCGCTTGCGGCGCGGCCGGGCGGCTGGGGTTGCCGGCATCGGGCTACCTCTTTGGCACCTACGAGAACCCGACCAATGCCGGCGACGGCTACAGCATGGCCTACCACGCCGGGGCCGAACTCTCGGGCATCGAGTGCTTCCAGATCAATCCGCTGATCAAGGATTACAACGGCCCGGCTTGCGCCTACGTCACCGGCCCGTTCGGCGGCTACACCACCAACAGCCGCGGCGAGCGCTTCATCGAGTGCGACTACTGGTCCGGCCAGATGATGCAGGAGTTCCACAACGAACTCTCCGGCGGCAACGGCCCGGTGTTCCTCAAGCTGGATCACCTGGCCGAGGAAACCATCAGCACCATCGAGACCATCCTGCACACCAACGAGCGCCCCAGCCGTGGGCGCTTTCATGCCGGGCGCGGCACGGACTACCGCGAGCGCATGGTGGAGATGCACATCTCCGAGATCGGCCTGTGCAGCGGCCATTCGGCCTCCGGCGTGTGGGTGGATGAACACGCCGCCACCACCGTACCGGGCCTCTATTCCGCCGGCGACATGGCGTGTGTGCCGCACAACTACATGCTGGGCGCCTTCGTCTATGGCCGCTTCGCCGGTGAATCGGCGGCACGGCATGCACAGGCACACAGCCATGCCGCTGTGGCCGCCAGCCAGATCGAGGCCGAGCGCCAGCGCGTGTGGGCGCCGCTGCTACGCGAATCCGGCCTGCCGCCGGCGCAGGTGGAATACAAGTTGCGCCGCATGGTGAACGACTACCTGCAGCCACCCAAGGTCACCCGCAAGATGCAGCTCGGCCTGGAGCGCTTCCAGGCGATCCGCGATGACCTCGACCTGCTGCACGCGCGCAATCCGCACGAGCTGATGCGGGCGATGGAAGTGCACGCGATCCGCGATTGCGCCGAAATGGCCGCGCGCGCCTCGCTCTATCGCACCGAAAGCCGCTGGGGCCTGTATCACGCCCGCGTCGATTACCCAGAGCGCAACGACGCCGATTGGCGCGTGCACGTGCAGCTCTCCAAGAACGCGGCCGGCGAGATGGCGTGCTTCAAGCGGCCGCTTGAGCCCTACGTGATCGCGATGGATCGGGACGAACACGCCGCTTACCAACAACTTCGCATCAAGAAGGAGGCTGTACCGGCATGA
- a CDS encoding 4Fe-4S dicluster domain-containing protein — protein MSFPTFSLAQQRTSVPVRIDDEKCIADKGCTVCVDVCPLDVLAIDLTRGKAYMAFDECWYCMPCEKDCPTGAVQVDIPYLLR, from the coding sequence ATGAGCTTTCCCACCTTTTCCCTCGCCCAGCAGCGCACCAGCGTGCCGGTGCGCATCGATGATGAAAAGTGCATTGCCGACAAGGGCTGCACCGTGTGCGTCGACGTCTGCCCGCTCGATGTGCTGGCCATCGACCTCACCCGTGGCAAGGCCTACATGGCCTTCGACGAATGCTGGTACTGCATGCCGTGCGAGAAGGATTGCCCGACTGGGGCGGTGCAGGTCGACATCCCCTACCTGCTGCGCTAA
- the rimO gene encoding 30S ribosomal protein S12 methylthiotransferase RimO codes for MSTPRVGFVSLGCPKALVDSEQIITQLRAEGYEISPSYDDADLVVVNTCGFIDSAVQESLDAIGEALAENGKVIVTGCLGSKEDGNLIREVHPKVLAVTGAHARDEVMNHVHQHLPKPHDPFIDLVPPAGVKLTPKHYAYLKISEGCNHRCTFCIIPSMRGDLVSRPIHDVLKEAENLAKSGVKELLVISQDTSAYGVDVKYKTGFHNGRPVKTRMTELCEELGKLGIWARLHYVYPYPHVNEVIPLMAAGKIVPYLDIPFQHASQRVLKLMKRPANSANVLERIKAWRAICPDLTIRSTFIVGFPGETEADFEELLAFLDEAQLDRVGCFTYSPVDGATANDLPDPVPADVAEERKRRFMEKQAAISAARLQSKIGRELVVLVDEIDEQGAVARTQADAPEIDGLVYFDPAPGVQPGDFVTVRITDADEHDLWAEQR; via the coding sequence ATGTCTACTCCCCGGGTTGGGTTTGTCTCCCTTGGCTGTCCAAAGGCGCTGGTCGATAGCGAGCAGATCATCACTCAGTTGCGCGCTGAGGGTTACGAGATTTCGCCGTCGTACGACGATGCCGACCTCGTTGTCGTCAACACCTGTGGCTTCATCGACTCTGCGGTGCAGGAGTCGCTCGATGCGATCGGCGAAGCGCTGGCCGAGAATGGCAAGGTGATTGTCACCGGCTGTCTGGGCAGCAAGGAAGATGGCAACCTGATTCGCGAGGTGCATCCCAAGGTGCTGGCCGTGACTGGGGCACATGCGCGTGATGAAGTGATGAATCATGTGCATCAGCACCTGCCCAAGCCGCATGACCCCTTTATCGATTTGGTGCCGCCGGCGGGGGTCAAGCTCACGCCCAAGCACTATGCGTATCTGAAGATTTCCGAGGGCTGTAATCATCGCTGCACCTTCTGCATCATCCCGTCGATGCGTGGAGATCTCGTCAGCCGGCCGATTCACGATGTGCTGAAAGAGGCCGAAAACCTGGCTAAATCGGGTGTGAAGGAGCTGTTGGTCATCTCGCAGGACACCAGTGCCTACGGCGTCGACGTCAAATACAAGACCGGTTTCCACAACGGCCGGCCGGTAAAGACGCGGATGACCGAGCTGTGCGAGGAACTGGGCAAGCTCGGCATCTGGGCGCGGTTGCACTACGTCTATCCGTACCCGCACGTCAACGAAGTGATCCCATTGATGGCGGCGGGCAAGATCGTGCCTTACCTCGATATTCCGTTCCAGCACGCCAGTCAGCGTGTGCTGAAGCTGATGAAGCGGCCAGCCAACAGCGCCAATGTGCTCGAGCGTATCAAGGCGTGGCGGGCCATATGCCCGGATCTGACCATCCGCTCGACCTTCATCGTCGGCTTCCCCGGCGAAACTGAAGCGGATTTCGAGGAGCTGTTGGCATTTCTTGACGAAGCCCAGCTCGATCGCGTCGGCTGTTTTACCTATTCGCCGGTCGACGGTGCCACGGCCAACGATCTGCCGGATCCGGTGCCGGCGGATGTGGCGGAGGAGCGCAAGCGCCGCTTCATGGAAAAGCAGGCTGCCATTTCTGCTGCGCGACTGCAGAGCAAGATCGGCCGCGAGCTGGTGGTGCTGGTCGACGAGATCGACGAGCAGGGCGCTGTTGCACGTACCCAGGCCGATGCGCCGGAAATCGATGGTCTCGTGTATTTCGACCCGGCGCCCGGCGTGCAGCCCGGTGATTTCGTGACCGTGCGCATCACCGATGCGGACGAGCATGATCTGTGGGCTGAGCAGCGCTGA